From Leptodactylus fuscus isolate aLepFus1 chromosome 11, aLepFus1.hap2, whole genome shotgun sequence, one genomic window encodes:
- the LOC142184732 gene encoding complement C2-like, with protein sequence MGHRRQVESTPSGGLLQVVLLLGSISVTACQPAVQCPEHLGNKTATVTLTDGQNVGSTAKFVCPSGYYPWPQSSRTCQANGRWTDIKNSSGRKMKDISCKKIKCPDPNIFENGEFHPRGPFYVGSNITFVCNDGYIPRGSMVRTCKKNGKWSGETAICDDGAGHCPDPGLPPGATKTGVRYDMDESVTYKCITSLNLIGSSKRTCLESRRWSGTEVTCQYPYTFDLPEEAGEYFAGSLSGILETSEKKVGGRTFKIKKDGILNVYILLDASKSVGEDTFDIFKECAKILVGKLGQFDMKIQFGVISFATQPKIIVSISNDDDSETVEEIIDQDLQYSDHKDKSGTNTHAALLEVYKMMSLQQEMYKDPAEWNSIHHVIVLLTDGKANMGGRPVHMIRNITNYLNIKDKRDDYLDIYAFGIGEDTDKTELSELASQKENERHVFILNDAEDMQKTFQKIIDIADFGEMCGLNDETESSEPSFHHPWNVKIRTSSTSPCFGSLISSRWVLTAAHCFSDVHLLDSYILEIGEKTYKAEKISIHDCYDLRRKMARGISQDYDYDVALVKLRSNVEFSKKARPICLPCTEPANRAMKKKSTTSCDEHRAFLLSGSDSPAGFLSRVGKSKEDLEELVVNIKSNNLREACLSAIKDSEKYKNISVHDMVSPRHLCAQGQMSCKGESGGSLYVNTRDRGRFFQVGVLSFGTFNPCEKTRRQTIYPSYARDFYVNVMEVLPWLHEHLQGDLEFQPDVNNYKKVACPT encoded by the exons ATGGGGCACAGACGGCAGGTAGAGTCTACTCCATCAGGGGGCCTCCTCCAGGTTGTCCTCCTCCTGGGGTCAATATCTGTCACAG CTTGTCAACCAGCGGTTCAGTGCCCTGAACATCTTGGCAACAAGACTGCTACAGTTACCTTGACAGATGGACAGAATGTGGGAAGCACGGCCAAATTTGTGTGCCCCTCTGGATATTACCCCTGGCCACAAAGCAGCCGCACATGCCAGGCAAATGGCAGATGGACAGATATAAAAAACAGCTCTGGAAGGAAAATGAAAGATATATCATGCAAAA AAATTAAATGTCCAGATCCCAATATATTTGAAAACGGAGAATTTCACCCAAGAGGACCATTTTATGTAGGCTCAAATATTACATTTGTGTGTAATGATGGTTACATTCCCAGGGGATCTATGGTGAGAACATGTAAGAAAAATGGAAAATGGAGTGGAGAGACGGCCATCTGTGATGATGGAG CTGGCCATTGTCCTGATCCAGGTCTACCCCCGGGTGCTACAAAAACAGGTGTTCGATATGACATGGATGAAAGTGTCACTTACAAATGTATTACCAGTCTAAATCTTATCGGATCTTCCAAAAGAACGTGTTTAGAAAGTAGGCGATGGAGTGGGACcgaggtcacctgtcaat ATCCTTATACGTTCGACCTCCCAGAAGAAGCAGGAGAGTACTTTGCAGGGTCACTCTCTGGTATCCTAGAAACTTCTGAAAAGAAAG TTGGTGGGAGAACCTTTAAGATAAAGAAGGATGGAATTCTCAATGTATATATCCTTTTGGATGCATCTAAAAGTGTTGGTGAAGATACCTTTGACATCTTTAAGGAGTGTGCGAAGATTCTTGTCGGCAAG CTTGGCCAGTTTGATATGAAGATTCAGTTTGGAGTGATCTCTTTCGCTACGCAGCCGAAAATTATCGTCAGCATTTCTAACGATGACGACTCTGAAACCGTAGAAGAGATTATTGACCAGGATCTGCAATACAGTG ATCACAAGGACAAATCCGGGACAAATACCCATGCTGCCCTACTAGAAGTATACAAGATGATGTCACTGCAACAGGAGATGTATAAAGATCCGGCGGAGTGGAATTCTATTCATCATGTCATTGTACTACTGACTGACG GAAAAGCCAATATGGGCGGTCGCCCTGTGCACATGATAAGAAATATCACAAACTACCTGAACATCAAAGACAAGAGGGACGATTATCTAG ATATTTATGCATTTGGTATTGGTGAAGACACAGATAAGACTGAGCTCAGTGAGTTGGCCTCACAGAAGGAGAACGAAAGACATGTATTTATCTTGAACGATGCAGAAGATATGCAGAAAACATTCCAGAAAATTATAG ATATCGCTGATTTTGGAGAAATGTGCGGCCTCAATGATGAGACTGAGAGCTCTGAGCCAAGTTTTCATCACCCTTGGAATGTGAAGATTAGA ACGTCATCCACAAGCCCCTGCTTTGGGTCTCTTATTTCCAGTAGATGGGTCCTCACTGCCGCACATTGTTTCTCAGATGTCCATCTCTTAGACTCCTACATCCTCgaaatcg GTGAAAAGACCTACAAAGCAGAAAAAATTTCCATTCACGACTGCTACGACCTGAGGCGCAAGATGGCTAGAGGGATCAGTCAGGATTACGACTACGATGTGGCGCTTGTGAAACTGAGAAGTAACGTGGAATTCTCCAAGAAGGCCAG GCCCATCTGTCTCCCCTGTACGGAGCCCGCCAACAGAGCCATGAAGAAGAAGTCAACTACAAGCTGCGATGAACACC GCGCCTTCTTACTGAGCGGCAGTGACAGTCCGGCTGGATTTCTGTCCAGAGTTGGGAAAAGTAAAGAAGACCTGGAAGAGCTGGTTGTCAATATAAAGAGCAACAACCTG AGAGAAGCCTGCCTGTCGGCCATCAAAGACTCTGAGAAGTATAAAAACATCAGCGTCCATGACATGGTGTCCCCGCGCCACCTCTGTGCACAGGGGCAAATGTCCTGTAAAG GTGAATCCGGTGGATCTCTCTATGTGAATACCCGGGATAGGGGAAGATTCTTCCAG GTCGGGGTCCTCAGTTTTGGTACATTTAACCCTTGTGAAAAAACTCGAAGACAAACCATTTACCCCAGTTATGCTCGGGATTTTTACGTTAACGTCATGGAGGTCCTGCCCTGGCTGCACGAACATCTCCAAGGAGATCTAGAGTTCCAACCAGACGTGAACAACTACAAGAAAGTGGCGTGTCCTACATGA